One window from the genome of Aptenodytes patagonicus chromosome 4, bAptPat1.pri.cur, whole genome shotgun sequence encodes:
- the LOC143160061 gene encoding uncharacterized protein LOC143160061, whose product MVWEKFIFLLCECTILFQPAGSLNNQPNLAWALITGFTRIWNRTDQGLCVDLPTSASAGFKFAIIWLNFSRILNSKLEILSQKCIQNPHGKGKCLWGADPFPFQEYSGTTWYTPSPVAYLFPINRTWRAMWNATCWKQQLCKGTTSAAFTARKNWTFCPQEVKVPCNLGLDWTWCPQKVEIPCNLVRWWDSLPHGEPLDHEYNVPFSPSWCIQIPSKWGGYAHHDCSRYEYAWSFKHFLSSPDSIVDTREIDPLPYENTPLMNCSRTISCDSLSWDPIETWYVPELRTFIRDTCICWGFSVPGFKPGDPMCYGNIINQETALKCGVTLTHETKWNLAWEGEAELAESHDPSTCSTAKYPAPQGTFWACSNGKMYSHLHVHKMAGLRCAIGIPSMCPSKTFDFINSGYNRKKQDTQKPQSAPEWAVHGVQIPDYYTWGMTTSLMLENIFTPYVALKRHQFVLENLTWQMHVLSNWTSHTFGELNLQVPQVSKMALQNRLALDMLLVKEQGVCGVLNHTAGECCVTIHNATTTIEEACQKMQEITAKTE is encoded by the coding sequence atggtgtgggagaagtttatattcttactttgtgaatgtacaatcttgtttcaaccagCTGGGAGTTTGAATAACCAACCTAACTTGGCATGGGCgttgattactggctttacccgaatctggaatcgaacagaccaaggtctttgtgtggacctccccacatctgcatcagcgggatttaaatttgccattatctggttaaatttttcacgaattctaaattcaaagctagagatactaagccaaaagtgcatccaaaatccacacggaaaaggaaaatgtttgtggggagcagatccattcccattccaagaatatagcgggacaacttggtatacaccctctccagtggcctacctatttccaattaacaggacctggagagccatgtggaatgctacctgttggaagcaacaactttgtaagggaactacaagTGCTGCCTTCACAGcccgaaagaactggacattctgtccccaggaagtgaaggtCCCTTGCAATCTTGGACTGGACTGGACATGGTGTCCCCAAaaggtggagatcccctgtaatctggTGCGGTGGTGGGACTCCCTGCCTCATGGTGAACCCCTagaccacgaatataatgtcccgttctcccccagttggtgtattcaaattcctagtaaatggggtggctacgcccaccatgattgttctcgttatgaatatgcttggtcctttaaaCATTTCCTATCCAGCCCAGATAGTATAGTTGATACGCGAGAAatagatcccctaccctatgagaatactcctctaatgaattgctcacgaacaattagctgtgatTCATTATCATGGGATCCAATAGaaacctggtatgtaccagaactacGAACCTTTATCCGAGATAcgtgcatttgttggggtttctcagtaccaggatttaagcctggagatcccatgtgttatggaaacattatcaatcaagaaactgcgttaaaatgtggagttacactcACCCACGAAACGAAGTGGAATCTTGCATGGGAAGGGGAAGCCGAACTAGCCGAATCtcacgacccatcaacatgctccactgctaaatatccagcccctcaaggtaccttttgggcatgttcaaatgggaagatgtattcacacctacatgtacacaaaatggcaggtttacgctgtgcaattgggattccatcaatgtgcccttccaaaacatttgattttattaattctgggtacaaccgaaagaaacaagatactcaaaaaccccaatctgcacctgagtgggcagtgcatggagtccaaatacctgactattatacttggggcatgacaacatctctgatgttagaaaatatatttaccccatatgtagctcttaaaagacaccagtttgtgttagaaaatttaacctggcaaatgcatgttttaagtaattggacCTCACACACTTTTGGAGAATTGAACTTACAGGTGCcgcaggtgtcgaagatggccttgcaaaaccgcttagccttggacatgctgctagttaaagaacaaggtgtgtgtggagtactaaaccatacggctggagaatgctgcgttaccatacacaatgctacaaccacgatcgaggaagcctgtcagaagatgcaggaaatcacagccaagaccgAGTGA